In Microbacterium maritypicum, the following are encoded in one genomic region:
- the rnc gene encoding ribonuclease III, translated as MTEVPGGTRPLPDKLRVDIDAELLELALTHRSYAYEHGGIPHNERLEFLGDSVLGQAVTVMLFTTHPDLDEGELAKRRASVVSTVALAEVARGIDLGSHLLLGRGEEQTGGRDKDSILADTMEAVIGATYLSAGPEAATALVLRLTEPLLADPERYGAAMDPKTSLQELAARVGATPPQYSVEASGPDHDRRFTATVSVGDVSMIGHGSSKKTAEMAAALSAWRTLSERA; from the coding sequence GTGACGGAGGTCCCCGGGGGGACGAGGCCTCTCCCAGATAAGCTCCGCGTCGATATCGACGCGGAGCTTCTGGAGTTGGCCCTCACTCACCGCTCTTACGCGTATGAGCACGGCGGGATCCCGCACAACGAGCGCCTGGAGTTCCTCGGTGATTCGGTCTTGGGTCAGGCCGTGACCGTGATGCTCTTCACCACGCACCCCGACCTCGACGAGGGCGAGCTGGCGAAGCGGCGTGCGAGCGTCGTGTCCACTGTCGCTCTTGCGGAAGTGGCTCGCGGCATCGACCTCGGCAGCCATCTGCTGCTGGGGCGCGGTGAGGAGCAGACCGGTGGTCGAGACAAGGACTCGATCCTGGCGGACACGATGGAAGCCGTGATCGGTGCCACGTACCTGTCGGCGGGTCCTGAGGCCGCCACAGCGCTCGTGCTTCGTCTGACGGAGCCTCTGCTCGCGGATCCGGAGCGCTACGGCGCGGCGATGGACCCGAAGACCAGTCTGCAGGAGCTCGCTGCCCGTGTCGGCGCGACGCCGCCGCAGTATTCGGTCGAGGCGAGCGGCCCGGATCACGACCGCCGCTTCACCGCCACGGTATCGGTCGGCGACGTCAGCATGATCGGCCACGGCAGCAGCAAGAAGACCGCAGAGATGGCGGCGGCCCTCAGCGCCTGGCGCACGCTCAGCGAGCGTGCCTGA
- the rpmF gene encoding 50S ribosomal protein L32 produces the protein MAGNPPKRKVSRSNTRSRRAQWKAAPVALVKTIENGQVVYSRPHQAKVVTDSQGTELFLEYKGRKVADV, from the coding sequence ATGGCTGGTAACCCCCCGAAGCGCAAGGTTTCCCGTTCGAACACCCGCTCGCGTCGCGCGCAGTGGAAGGCGGCTCCCGTCGCCCTCGTGAAGACCATCGAGAACGGTCAGGTCGTCTACAGCCGTCCTCACCAGGCCAAGGTCGTCACCGACTCCCAGGGCACCGAGCTCTTCCTCGAGTACAAGGGCCGCAAGGTCGCCGACGTCTGA
- a CDS encoding DUF177 domain-containing protein encodes MNGPFVLPVRDIVRRPGEMREHEFTVALKETWGEGIVTFEAGSDIDLDVRLESVHEGILVSGTADAEYVGVCGRCLIDIARLVEVEFQELFAYPGEEETDFEVQDDHVDLETLVRDAAVLSLPFQPVCQPDCPGLDPKTGERLAVSTGTEQVAPIDPRWSALQNITDQDGTEESRAAEKEES; translated from the coding sequence ATGAACGGCCCTTTCGTGCTCCCCGTCCGTGACATCGTCCGACGTCCGGGAGAGATGCGGGAACACGAGTTCACCGTGGCTCTCAAAGAGACCTGGGGGGAGGGCATCGTCACCTTCGAAGCGGGCTCGGACATCGATCTCGATGTGCGTCTGGAGTCGGTCCACGAGGGCATTCTGGTCTCCGGAACGGCCGACGCGGAGTACGTCGGCGTGTGCGGCAGATGCCTGATCGACATCGCCCGGCTCGTCGAAGTCGAGTTCCAGGAGCTTTTCGCGTATCCTGGTGAGGAAGAAACTGACTTCGAGGTTCAAGACGACCACGTGGATCTTGAAACTCTCGTCAGGGATGCGGCCGTATTGTCGCTTCCTTTTCAGCCGGTGTGTCAGCCGGATTGCCCGGGTCTCGACCCGAAAACGGGTGAACGACTGGCCGTGAGCACCGGAACGGAGCAGGTGGCTCCCATCGATCCTCGGTGGAGTGCGCTCCAGAACATCACAGACCAAGACGGCACGGAAGAATCTCGTGCCGCCGAGAAAGAAGAGAGCTAG
- the coaD gene encoding pantetheine-phosphate adenylyltransferase has product MSSRIAVVPGSFDPPTLGHLDVIRRAAALYDELHVLVVHNPGKEAMLPIAQRLSLLERSIAEDGMPGNIVIGSWSMGLLVDYARDVGAGVLVKGIRSQIDVAYESPMAIVNRHLADIETVFLLPDPSHAMVSSSLVRQVASLGGDVTPFVPPAVADFLDTGGRGI; this is encoded by the coding sequence ATGAGCAGCCGGATCGCCGTCGTCCCGGGTTCCTTCGATCCGCCGACCCTGGGTCATCTCGACGTGATCCGCCGGGCAGCAGCCCTCTATGACGAGCTGCACGTGCTGGTGGTGCACAACCCCGGTAAGGAGGCGATGCTCCCGATCGCACAGCGGCTCTCCCTCCTCGAGCGTTCGATCGCCGAAGACGGCATGCCGGGCAACATCGTGATCGGCTCGTGGAGCATGGGACTGCTCGTGGACTATGCCCGCGATGTCGGCGCCGGGGTCCTCGTGAAGGGCATCCGCTCGCAGATCGACGTCGCCTACGAGTCGCCGATGGCGATCGTCAACCGCCACCTCGCCGACATCGAGACCGTGTTCCTCCTGCCGGATCCGTCGCACGCGATGGTCTCGAGCTCGCTGGTACGTCAGGTCGCCTCGCTCGGCGGCGACGTGACACCGTTCGTTCCGCCTGCGGTGGCAGACTTCCTCGACACCGGTGGACGCGGGATCTGA
- a CDS encoding ATP-dependent DNA helicase RecG, protein MSLTLDSSLEDALGAASAKTLGRAFGMQNAGDLLSHYPRRYADPGELTPIRDLPLGETVTIVAEVLSSSFRRMRNRPGAMVDVVIGDGIGRMSLTFFAKNVGAAEWRSKDLAVGRRGVFSGKVGEFNGVTQFAHPEYELFDDEDSARRSADARAAVPIPIYPATSAIQTWQIARLIGRVLDDLVEVPDPLTAEIREREELLTADEALERIHRPRTRNDIDPAVRTLRMHEALTLQTALLQQRDAVRALSATSRPAGPGGLLERFDAAMPYTLTPDQETVGAQIAADLVGSWPMNRLVQGEVGSGKTLVALRAMLQVAESGGQAALIAPTEVLAGQHLRSIAKMLGPDLAPLLMPTLLTGQLPAAERRKAALRVASGQALIVVGTHALLGEKTTFADLGLVVVDEQHRFGVEQREALRAKGSSPHALVLTATPIPRTVAMTVFGDLDTSVIRTMPAGRAGIESFVAPLAEHPGWFNRVWERAAEEIAQGRQVFAVCAAIDTTKKTAEAAEPSALVPEGASGPRWGVVQLDEALATHPTLGGIRRAVLHGRMPSDEKDAVMQAFARGEIDLLLATTVIEVGVDVPNASTMIVLDADRFGVSQLHQLRGRVGRGGVPGLCLLVTEAESGSLARDRVDAVAATLDGFALAEVDLELRGEGDVLGAAQAGVRSSLKLLRVVKDAALITRAREVAETILTDDPTLQQHPGLREAIARRVTDEDRAALAKN, encoded by the coding sequence ATGTCGCTCACGCTCGATTCCTCGTTGGAGGATGCGCTCGGTGCGGCGTCTGCCAAGACGCTCGGACGAGCTTTCGGCATGCAGAACGCGGGCGACCTGCTCTCGCACTATCCGCGTCGCTACGCCGATCCGGGCGAACTGACACCGATCCGCGACCTCCCCCTCGGCGAGACTGTGACCATCGTCGCCGAGGTCCTGTCCTCGAGCTTCCGACGGATGCGCAATCGGCCGGGCGCGATGGTCGACGTGGTCATCGGCGATGGAATCGGACGGATGTCCCTCACGTTCTTCGCGAAGAACGTCGGTGCGGCGGAGTGGCGTTCCAAAGACCTCGCGGTCGGCCGCCGCGGAGTCTTCTCCGGCAAGGTGGGGGAGTTCAACGGCGTCACGCAGTTCGCGCATCCCGAGTACGAGCTGTTCGACGATGAGGATTCCGCCCGGCGCAGCGCGGATGCGCGTGCGGCGGTTCCGATCCCGATCTACCCGGCGACCTCGGCGATCCAGACGTGGCAGATCGCCCGCCTCATCGGACGGGTGCTGGACGACCTCGTCGAGGTGCCCGACCCGCTGACGGCCGAGATCAGGGAGCGCGAGGAACTGCTCACGGCCGACGAGGCGCTGGAGCGGATCCATCGCCCACGCACGCGCAACGACATCGATCCGGCCGTTCGCACCCTCCGGATGCATGAGGCGCTCACGCTGCAGACCGCGCTGCTACAGCAGCGGGATGCGGTGCGCGCCCTCTCCGCCACCTCGCGGCCGGCTGGACCGGGAGGCCTCCTCGAGCGGTTCGACGCGGCGATGCCGTACACGCTCACTCCGGATCAGGAGACGGTCGGGGCGCAGATCGCCGCAGACCTCGTCGGATCGTGGCCGATGAACCGGCTCGTCCAGGGGGAGGTCGGTTCCGGCAAGACGCTGGTGGCGCTACGAGCGATGCTGCAGGTGGCCGAGAGTGGCGGGCAGGCGGCGCTGATCGCTCCGACAGAGGTGCTGGCCGGCCAGCATCTGCGCTCGATCGCGAAGATGCTCGGTCCCGATCTCGCCCCGCTGCTGATGCCGACGCTGCTCACCGGCCAGCTTCCGGCCGCGGAGCGACGCAAGGCTGCGCTCCGCGTCGCCTCGGGTCAGGCGCTCATCGTCGTCGGCACGCATGCGCTGCTGGGCGAGAAGACGACCTTCGCCGACCTCGGTCTCGTCGTGGTCGACGAGCAGCACCGCTTCGGGGTCGAACAGCGGGAGGCGCTCCGCGCGAAGGGATCGAGCCCGCACGCGCTGGTGCTCACGGCGACGCCCATCCCGCGAACGGTGGCGATGACCGTGTTCGGCGACCTCGACACGTCCGTCATCCGCACGATGCCGGCCGGACGTGCGGGCATCGAGTCGTTCGTCGCGCCGTTGGCCGAGCACCCCGGATGGTTCAACCGCGTCTGGGAGCGCGCCGCAGAGGAGATCGCCCAGGGTCGGCAGGTGTTCGCGGTCTGCGCCGCGATCGACACGACGAAGAAGACCGCAGAAGCGGCTGAGCCCTCCGCGTTGGTCCCCGAGGGTGCGTCCGGTCCCCGGTGGGGCGTGGTGCAGCTCGACGAGGCTCTCGCGACCCATCCCACTCTCGGTGGGATCCGTCGCGCCGTACTGCATGGTCGGATGCCGTCGGACGAGAAGGATGCCGTCATGCAGGCCTTCGCCCGCGGCGAGATCGATCTGCTGCTGGCCACCACCGTGATCGAGGTCGGCGTGGACGTCCCCAACGCCTCCACGATGATCGTGCTCGACGCCGATCGCTTCGGTGTCTCCCAGCTGCACCAACTGCGCGGACGCGTGGGCCGGGGTGGCGTTCCCGGACTCTGCCTCCTGGTCACCGAGGCGGAGTCCGGCTCCCTCGCTCGGGACCGTGTCGACGCTGTGGCAGCGACGCTCGACGGATTCGCCCTCGCCGAGGTCGATCTCGAACTGCGGGGTGAGGGCGATGTGCTCGGTGCCGCACAGGCCGGCGTCCGCTCGTCGCTCAAGCTGCTGCGTGTCGTCAAGGATGCAGCCCTCATCACGCGTGCCCGCGAGGTGGCCGAGACGATCCTCACCGACGACCCGACGCTCCAGCAGCACCCGGGTCTTCGCGAGGCGATCGCACGGCGGGTGACCGACGAAGATCGGGCGGCGCTCGCGAAGAACTGA
- the rsmD gene encoding 16S rRNA (guanine(966)-N(2))-methyltransferase RsmD has protein sequence MTRIIAGAARGARLEVPGVGTRPTSDRVRESLFGALEALSAIDGARVLDLYAGSGALGLEALSRGAASADLVERGRQAAAIVRRNAAVVAKAAGRSAGRVHEGAVHTYLQRAAGPFDLVFTDPPYDLDDAAMTADLVALAPLLSPDAVVVVERARRATPPNFGAAGLELFREKSYGDTTLWWAEPAADEGSSADDQPETESQSR, from the coding sequence GTGACGAGGATCATCGCAGGCGCCGCCAGAGGCGCACGCCTGGAAGTGCCGGGTGTCGGCACGCGACCGACCAGCGACCGGGTGCGGGAATCACTCTTCGGCGCGCTGGAGGCGCTGAGCGCCATCGACGGCGCGCGTGTCCTCGACCTGTATGCCGGTTCCGGCGCCCTGGGCCTCGAGGCGCTGAGCAGGGGCGCCGCCAGCGCGGATCTCGTCGAGCGTGGCCGGCAGGCGGCAGCCATCGTCCGCCGCAACGCCGCCGTCGTCGCCAAGGCCGCAGGCCGGTCGGCCGGTCGGGTGCACGAGGGCGCGGTCCATACTTACCTGCAGCGCGCGGCCGGGCCCTTCGACCTGGTCTTCACCGACCCGCCCTACGATCTCGACGATGCGGCCATGACAGCCGACCTCGTCGCCCTCGCCCCACTGCTCTCTCCGGACGCGGTCGTCGTCGTCGAACGAGCGCGCCGCGCGACTCCTCCCAACTTCGGTGCCGCCGGTCTGGAGCTGTTCCGCGAGAAGTCCTACGGTGACACGACGCTCTGGTGGGCGGAGCCGGCGGCCGACGAGGGTTCGTCAGCGGACGATCAGCCCGAGACCGAATCCCAGTCCCGATAG